In one window of Littorina saxatilis isolate snail1 linkage group LG11, US_GU_Lsax_2.0, whole genome shotgun sequence DNA:
- the LOC138979776 gene encoding NPC intracellular cholesterol transporter 1-like → MEISRTLCFVVCLIFFTSTFTHGEDADDGHCIWYGQCGTDAGTKKIVNCFYNGTAKPFQTSHALELYKQYCPDLYKGPNTTTCCSDSQMLTLVGNIDVPRQALGRCPSCLHNFLNVYCYFTCAPDHSKFVTVVKNTTYIDPQTNETHLQVNEVGYAVTKNFAGGMFNSCRDVQMPSANERAIGILCGHSADECTPSNWLEYMGNTGNQQTPFQIDFNITDTPYVDDKGNLITPLNISNIPCSRGLTNDTTPCSCQDCRDTCSPIPPPPPPVETYKILHIDGYIFIMGCIYIGFLVIFGCYSICYNIIIQDSLRLDNGGGLDDGSGMFSCFASSSDGRVPTQAERYENKCKQLENVTLSQLSCFEKMGAKLEKFLERSFTRWGTFCARHPWAVLGVGIMVALAMCCGIFLFKVITDPVLLWSAPTSRARLEKDYYDQHFLPFFRTEQLIITRTGNNSKIVHKDPPPVVSTTTFNPIFDKDFLHQVLDLQNQVEALTAPYGANQTIGLKDICFQPLAPDYSECTIQSILNYYQNNGTTMDRVVMGQFGFFTLADYLDHLMFCVKAPATVNDTTALHDSCLGTYGGPVFPWTALGGYDGDNYQNATALVITFVVNNHNEEGNNAKAEAWEKVFIEFMKNYTKHQSNMSIAFSSERSIEDELDRESKSDILTILISYLIMFAYITMFLGQFHSCDRILIDSKITVGLGGVLIVLLSVAASLGFFSFVGVPATLIIIEVIPFLVLAVGVDNIFILVQTYQRDKRGPNETLEEQIGRVLGHAGPSMLLTSTSESVAFFLGALTNMPAVKIFSMYAAMAVLFDFLLQITCFVGLMALDARRMETNRLDLCCCVKPGSKDKPDKQEGLLYTFVKDVYSHFLMKEWVRPIVMVVFVGLFCSCAAMASRVETGLDQSLSMPKDSYVLDYFSNLTAYLSVGAPVYFVVKDGYNYTNVHDQNGICGGNGCPEQSLLGQIYSASLQPNYSRIAHPSSSWIDDYFAWLTPGGNPPCCRYNNRTAAFCPATSKDKDCVQCQVHPFEKGRPQAQDFMTFLPWYLKDNPETLCAKGGHAAYGSGVELLKNKTQVGATYFMTYHTVLKTSQDYIDALRQAREIGANITKSLKLMHIKEHSHSSDDDSLLEVFPYSIFYVFYEQYLTIVHDTIVNLSICMSAILVVTFILMGCDLYSAVMVFITICMILCDLFGLMYLWDISLNAVSLVNLIMAIGISVEFCSHITRAFAVSTLPTRKERAKDALAQMGSSVLSGITLTKLGGIIVLAFSKSQLFQVFYFRMYLGIVLFGATHGLIFLPVMLSYIGPPVNKAKVYLRQQEDKEHSRINSSTNLGGGDHPPSYNSLRQQRI, encoded by the exons GTCCTAACACCACAACATGTTGCTCGGACAGTCAGATGTTGACGTTAGTGGGTAACATTGACGTTCCCCGACAGGCCCTGGGCCGCTGCCCTTCCTGTTTGCACAACTTTCTCAACGTCTACTGCTACTTCACCTGCGCCCCCGACCACAGTAAATTTGTTACTGTGGTAAAAAACACGACATACATTGACCCCCAGACCAACGAGACTCATTTGCAGGTCAACGAG GTTGGCTACGCAGTGACAAAGAACTTTGCAGGCGGAATGTTCAACTCCTGCCGTGATGTCCAGATGCCTAGCGCTAATGAGCGAGCCATCGGCATTTTGTGCGGACACTCTGCTGACGAGTGCACGCCCAGTAACTGGCTGGAATATATGGGAAACACTGGGAACCAGCAGACACCTTTTCAG ATCGACTTCAACATCACGGACACTCCCTACGTGGATGACAAGGGGAACCTCATCACGCCGCTCAACATCTCCAACATTCCATGCTCTCGGGGCCTGACCAACGACACCACGCCCTGTTCCTGTCAGGACTGTCGTGACACCTGCAGCCCCAtcccccctccacctccccccGTAGAGACTTACAAAATTCTGCACATCGACGGCTACATCTTCATCATGGGCTGCATCTACATTGGCTTTCTCGTCATCTTCGGATGCTACTCCATCTGCTATAACATCATTATACAG gatTCTCTGAGGCTTGACAATGGCGGGGGTCTGGACGACGGATCAGGCATGTTCAGTTGCTTTGCTTCTTCCTCTGACGGCAGGGTGCCAACTCAGGCGGAACGCTACGAAAACAAATGCAAGCAGCTGGAAAACGTCACCCTGTCTCAGCTCAGCTGCTTTGAAAAG ATGGGAGCCAAACTGGAGAAATTCTTGGAGCGATCGTTTACACGTTGGGGCACTTTCTGCGCCCGCCACCCTTGGGCCGTTCTTGGTGTGGGCATCATGGTTGCCTTGGCAATGTGCTGCGGCATCTTCCTCTTCAAGGTCATCACCGACCCCGTCTTGCTGTGGTCTGCCCCCACCAGTCGCGCCCGTCTGGAGAAAGACTACTACGACCAGCATTTTTT GCCGTTCTTCCGCACGGAGCAGCTGATCATCACTCGCACGGGCAACAACTCCAAGATTGTGCACAAGGACCCTCCCCCTGTCGTCTCCACCACCACCTTCAACCCCATCTTCGACAAGGACTTTCTGCATCAG GTGCTGGACCTCCAGAACCAGGTGGAAGCGCTGACGGCGCCTTACGGAGCCAACCAGACCATCGGCCTGAAAGACATCTGCTTCCAGCCTTTGGCGCCGGACTACAGCGAGTGCACCATCCAGAGCATCCTCAACTACTACCAGAACAACGGCACGACCATGGACCGCGTGGTCATGGGCCAGTTTGGCTTTTTCACGCTGGCTGACTACCTGGACCACCTGATGTTCTGCGTCAA ggcCCCAGCCACGGTGAACGACACGACGGCTCTTCACGACTCGTGCCTGGGAACGTACGGAGGTCCTGTCTTCCCCTGGACTGCACTGGGTGGCTATGATG GCGACAACTACCAGAACGCCACGGCCCTGGTGATCACCTTCGTGGTGAACAACCACAACGAGGAGGGGAACAACGCCAAGGCCGAGGCCTGGGAGAAGGTGTTCATCGAGTTCATGAAGAACTACACCAAGCACCAATCCAACATGAGCATCGCCTTCTCCTCCGAG CGGTCCATCGAAGACGAGCTGGACCGGGAGAGTAAGTCTGACATCCTGACAATCCTCATCAGTTATCTCATCATGTTCGCCTACATCACCATGTTCCTGGGCCAGTTCCACAGCTGTGACAGAATCCTG ATCGACTCCAAAATCACGGTGGGTCTGGGCGGCGTGCTGATCGTACTCCTGTCGGTGGCGGCCAGTCTGGGCTTCTTCAGCTTCGTGGGCGTGCCGGCCACGCTCATCATCATCGAGGTCATCCCCTTCCTCGTCCTCGCCGTCGGGGTCGACAACATCTTCATTCTCGTGCAGACCTACCAG cgtgACAAGCGAGGTCCCAACGAGACGCTGGAGGAACAGATCGGCCGTGTGCTGGGACATGCCGGTCCCAGCATGCTCCTCACCAGCACATCCGAGTCCGTCGCCTTCTTCTTGG ggGCTTTGACCAACATGCCGGCGGTGAAGATTTTCTCGATGTATGCGGCCATGGCCGTGCTGTTTGATTTCCTGCTGCAGATCACTTGCTTCGTCGGCCTGATGGCGCTCGACGCCCGCAGGATGGAG ACCAACCGCCTGGATCTGTGTTGCTGTGTCAAGCCTGGCAGCAAGGACAAGCCGGACAAACAGGAAGGACTACTCTACACCTTCGTCAAGGACGTCTACTCTCACTTCCTCATGAAGGAGTGGGTCCGCCCCATCGTG ATGGTGGTGTTTGTGGGCTTGTTCTGTTCCTGCGCTGCCATGGCTTCACGAGTGGAGACAGGACTCGACCAGTCCCTCTCCATGCCCAAG GACTCATACGTGCTGGACTACTTCTCCAACCTGACGGCGTACCTGTCTGTGGGCGCGCCGGTCTACTTCGTGGTCAAGGACGGCTACAACTACACCAACGTGCACGACCAGAACGGCATCTGCGGCGGCAACGGCTGTCCCGAACAGTCTCTGCTGGGACAGATCTACTCTGCTTCTCTCCAGCCAAACTA CTCCCGCATCGCCCACCCCTCCAGCTCCTGGATAGACGACTACTTCGCCTGGCTCACCCCTGGCGGCAATCCACCCTGCTGTCGCTATAACAACCGCACTGCTGCTTTCTGTCCTGCCACCT CCAAAGACAAAGACTGCGTGCAGTGCCAAGTTCATCCCTTTGAGAAGGGCCGCCCACAGGCGCAAGACTTCATGACCTTCCTGCCCTGGTACCTCAAGGACAACCCTGAAACACTCTGCGCCAAAGG AGGTCATGCTGCGTATGGTTCTGGGGTGGAGCTTTTGAAAAACAAGACCCAAGTTGGAG CGACCTACTTCATGACGTACCACACAGTGCTGAAGACATCGCAGGACTACATCGATGCGTTGCGGCAAGCGCGAGAAATCGGCGCAAACATCACCAAGTCGCTCAAACTGATGCACATCAAAGAACACTCGCATTCCTCTGATGACGATTCCCTGTTGGAGGTCTTTCCCTACAG CATCTTCTACGTGTTCTACGAGCAGTACCTGACCATCGTGCACGACACCATCGTCAACCTGTCCATCTGTATGAGCGCCATCTTGGTAGTCACCTTCATCCTGATGGGCTGCGACCTCTACTCCGCCGTCATGGTCTTCATCACCATCTGCATGATCCTGTGCGACCTCTTCGGCCTCATGTACCTCTGGGACATCAGTCTCAATGCTGTGTCGCTCGTCAACCTTATCATG GCGATCGGTATCTCGGTGGAGTTCTGCTCTCACATCACGCGTGCCTTCGCTGTCAGCACTCTGCCCACACGCAAGGAACGTGCCAAGGACGCTCTGGCACAGATGGGAAGCTCC gtgcTGAGCGGCATCACACTGACCAAGCTGGGAGGAATCATCGTGCTGGCTTTCTCCAAGTCCCAGCTCTTCCAGGTGTTTTACTTCCGCATGTACCTGGGCATTGTGCTCTTTGGCGCCACGCACGGCCTCATCTTCCTGCCCGTCATGCTCAGCTATATCG GCCCCCCGGTCAACAAGGCCAAGGTCTACCTCCGTCAGCAGGAGGACAAGGAACACAGCAGGATCAACTCTTCAACCAACCTTGGTGGTGGTGACCACCCGCCCAGCTACAACAGTCTGCGACAGCAACGCATCTAA